The stretch of DNA GTCATAAATTAGGAGAGTTAGCGCAAGGATCGAAGTTTCATCTTTTGGGAACCTCCGGTACGGTTACGACTTTAGCAGGGATGTATCTTAATTTAGAGCGTTATGATAGGAGGAAAGTGGATGGCATTTGGATGGATGATGCAGACATTACGCTTATGACAAAACGCTTATTGTCATGGGATATAGAAAAACGTGTCATAAATCCTTTCATTGGGCGCGAGAGAGCAGATTTAGTTTTAGCTGGCTGTGCAATTTTAGATGTTATTCGAGAAGTTTGGCCAAGTCAGCGTTTAAGAGTTGCTGATCGTGGCTTAAGAGAAGGAATTTTGATAGAGCTGATGTTACGCGATGGTGTATGGTGTCGAGGTAGAAAGAGCAGAGATTTCAAGCGTTAGAGAATTAAATATGGAGACAATGAATAACGATGAAAAAAACAACAAAACCCCCAACGGGTGGCTATGGAGGTTCAGGATCACATGAATTATATCAGCGCGTAAAAAAGAAAGCTGGAACCATTAAAGCTTCATCACGGCGATGGTTAGAAAGGCATTTGAATGATCCTTATGTTCATCAATCAAAAGTAGATGGTTATCGTTCGCGTGCGGCTTATAAGCTCATTGAAATTAATGAACGTTATAAGTTTCTGAAAAAAGGTCAAAAGGTTATTGATCTAGGGGCAGCACCGGGCGGATGGTGTCAGGTCGCTGAGCGCATCGTAGGGTCAAGTAATGAAAAACCTAGTGTCGTTGGCATTGATTATTTGCATGTGGATCCATTGCCTAGAGTTGCAATGTTAGAAATGGATTTTTTACATGCAGATGCACCGCAGAAATTAATTGAAACTTTAGGGACAAAACCGGATGTGGTTCTTTCTGATATGGCGGCGCCAACAACAGGTCATCGTCAGACGGATCATTTAAGAACGATTTATTTATGTGAAGTTGCAGCTGATTTTGCTCTTTCGGTTCTCAAGCCTGGGGGACATTTTTTAGCAAAGGCTTTTCAAGGAGGAGCAGAAAATACTCTTCTTGCGATATTAAAACAGCATT from Bartonella tribocorum CIP 105476 encodes:
- a CDS encoding RlmE family RNA methyltransferase, whose product is MKKTTKPPTGGYGGSGSHELYQRVKKKAGTIKASSRRWLERHLNDPYVHQSKVDGYRSRAAYKLIEINERYKFLKKGQKVIDLGAAPGGWCQVAERIVGSSNEKPSVVGIDYLHVDPLPRVAMLEMDFLHADAPQKLIETLGTKPDVVLSDMAAPTTGHRQTDHLRTIYLCEVAADFALSVLKPGGHFLAKAFQGGAENTLLAILKQHFKKVYHVKPPASRSESVELYLLALEFKGKTKIQE